In the Elizabethkingia bruuniana genome, TGATGCAAAAGATTTAATTTCTTGTACTGCTTCTTCATCACTGTAGTTTTCCAAAGCGAAATCAAACCCCTGAAAAAAAGCTTTCCATGATGGTTCGAGACTGTCAGGATATTTCAAATACTGCTGGTACATGTCCTCTATAAACTGAGAATGTACCGCATTTAAGAATGAAAATCTGTCCATTATTACCTTCTATCTATTAAAATTTTATATAATTCAACAAAATTACAAATAATAGCCAATCTGCCCAAGGATTTGATAAAATATAACCGATTGATTTTGTATATCCGTCAATTTAATAAATCTGAAGAGCAATTTTCAGGATTACGTCCTGATTTTCTATAGGAGGCTCCACAAATACCTCAGTGAGCTCACCTACAGACATTTCTCTTCTCTTGGCCTCTGCAACTAAATTGGCTATTGCCTTCTTTCTACCCTCATAATTCCCCTTATAATAGGCAACGAGAGTCTTTGAAGCTTTAACGTCACGGAAGTTAAAATTATTATCGGTGACATCAAATTTCTTACTAACCGTAGCTCCATAGAAGTACGAAATCTCTTTATCGTTGACATTATTGGAGCGCATTACCAGCTGTGGTTCTCCAAATTCGTCGTTTTTCTTTCCAAGATCCTTCGTCATAAAACTGTAGAGTTTATTATAGTTCATCACCACAGAATTGAAGAAATCCCCCTTTTTACGGTTAGATGCACTTACATTTAGCCCTAAAAGAATGGCTTCTTCGTGGTTTTCCTCTACAATAGTATCATACTTTATGGTATTAAGCTTAGCTTCACGATCTACTTTATTACCCAGATGATTAGCCAATGCTATAATACTCTTATCTATACCCGAAACGAAATTCTCTTCATAGATTAAATTAAGGGAGCGTTTTAAAAAAGGTCTGGCTGGTGTCCGTACATACCAGGTAACTTCGGTTTTTTCCGCACCAAGCTTTTTGAAACTAACATCTATGAGATAAGGATTGCTGTCACTATTTTTGAACAACTGATATTTAATCCCTCTGTTTGGTATAACATAACGGATAAACACATCTCCATTTTCGGCAGAATCTCTTTTATTTACAAAATGCATGGAGCTTCCAACTCCGTCATATGGCGTATAATAAGAGAAACCTAGATGATCATTCTCCTGTATAAATTCATTCCATTGCGAGAAATTGTACAGATTGTTAAACTGAGGAAAAACTTTTTCCAACGGAAAATTGATTTCCTTTTTTACAGAAAAACTCTTTGTCTTCTCCACGAAAATCATGGAAACCGCATAAATACCAAATATTAGTACCAGAAAAGTAATAATTAACTTAACCCACTTCATTCACTGAAATTAAGCAACAAAGATAATACTCTTCCTCATACTGGCCTATTGTATTATAGTTCCGTTAGGAATTATAGCTTCTTTTTTTATCACAATAATACCATCGCGTACAGAATAAGATTCATAGTCGGCATCCGGCATATGTTTTCCACCGATAATCCGGACATTATTCCCGATCATACAGTTCTTGTCTATAATAGCATTTTCGATATAACAATTTTCTCCAACACCGAAAAGAGGTACTAAATCATTAATTTCATCATTTTGATAGAAATCTGCTCCCATCATATAGGTGTTTTTAACAACACTTCCTCTGCCAATTCTTGCACGGTTACCGATGACACATTTTTCCAGGCGATCCCCCATAATAATAGCACCGTCCCCTACTACTACTTTTTCCATATAGCTTCCGTTGATCTTAGTTGGCGGCAGCATTCTGGATCTTGTAAAGATTGGTGAAGAACTGAACATGTTGAACTGAGGTAAATCCTGTGTAAGATCCATATTGGCTTCAAAGAAGGATTCTATAGTCCCGATGTCTGTCCAATAACCATTGTATTGATAGCTTAATGTATTGTAATTGCCAATTGATGCCGGGATTACTTCCTTACCAAAGTCGTCCCCTTTGTTTTCATCAAATATCTTGGTTAAAATGCTTTTTGTAAAAATGTATATACCCATGGAAGCAAGATAATTCTTCCCTTGCGCTTTACTTACCTCATCAACATCCGAACTCCATTGTGGCAGTATATCTTTTCCGGGCTTCTCAATAAAAGCGGTAATATTATTCTGTTCATCAGATTTCAAAATCCCAAATCCGGGAGCATCTTTTTCATTAACCGGTATTGTTGCAATTGTAATATCACCTTCGTTTTCGATATGGAAATTCAGCATTTCCCTGAAATCCATTTGGTATAACTGGTCTCCGGAAAGAATCAGTATGTAATCGTAATCATACTTGCGTAAATGCGGCATAGACTGCCTTACAGCATCTGCTGTTCCCTGAAACCATTTATCGTTATCTACACTTTGCTCTGCAGCAATGATATCCACAAAGCCTCGGCTAAAAACATCAAAGTTGTACGTATTCTTTATATGCTGATTAAGAGACGCTGAATTAAACTGAGTTAAAACCATGATCTGATTAAATCCGGAGTTTACACAGTTGGAGATTGGAATATCAACCAGTCTGTATTTTCCCGCAATCGGCACAGCCGGTTTAGACCTTTGATCTGTTAAAGGAAATAATCTGGAGCCTCTTCCCCCTCCTAAAACAATTGAGATTACTTTTTTTCCCATGGTTAATATTTTATTTATTTAGTGTGTTTAAAATAGGTATATTTTTTATTATACCGTATATAAATTTAAATATTTTTCTGCTGATTTTTCCCATGAAAAATCAATCTTCATCATTTTCTTCTGGTAATCCTTCATGTCAGAAGGCAGGTTATAGTATAAATATAGCGATCTATTAACGGCATGAAGCATGTCTTCCATATTGAAATTACGGAAAGTTATCCCATAACCATCATCTCCAATATCTTTTACGGTATCTTTTAATCCACCTGTTAATCTTACGATAGGCATTGTTCCATATCGCATGGAGTACATCTGATTGAGCCCGCAAGGTTCTACTCTGGAAGGCATTAACAGAAAATCTGCAGAAGAATAAATCTGGTGCGACAATTGTTCTTTATATCCTAAATCTACTGCAAGATTTACATAAAACACATTTTTCAGGTATCTGAATCTGTCTTCCAGCCCTTTATCTCCGGAACCTAAAACAATAAAATTAAGTTTCCCCTCATTCTCCCATATACATCTGCTGATTAAATCAGGAAGTACATCTGCACCTTTTTCTTTTGCAAACCTTCCGATGAATGCATAAAGCGGAAGCTCAGGATTCAGTTCATAAGTCTCACACAACTTGGCCTTATTCAACTCTCTTTTCCTTGCAAAAGTTTTTAAGGTATAATTATTATCCATCATCGGATCTGATTTCGGATCCCAGACTTCAGTGTCAATTCCATTGATAATTCCATACGCTTTAGCCCTTTCCTGCCGGATTAATTCATCCAGGCCGTTGGCTTCTGCAAGTAATTCTTCCAGATAACCTTCGGAAACAGCGTTAAAAGCATGCGTATTCTTAATCATTACTGCAAGTGGATTGATACATTTATCCCAATCCAGAAGCCCCCATTTCCATTGGTCGAACTCCGGAAAGAAACGAGCCATTTCCCAGGACATATGTCCCTGGTATTGTCCGTTGTGTATAGTTCCAATAGTTTTCACTCCCTTAAGGAATGAATATTCATGACAGTATTCTGTAAAAAAGGGAATAAGCCCGGCATGATAGTCATGGCAATGCAAGATATCTGGTCTTCGTTGTTCCCAGCATAACCATTGCAGCACAGCCCGCTGAAAGGCAATAAACTGCATACTTTCATCTCTGTAGCCATATACTTCATCCCGATCCGTAAGCCCATGTATTTTTACAAGATAAAGTTCAAATCCCAAAATATCACTTTCTTCTTGTAGTATTTCAAAATAAAAAGGATTTCCGTCAAGATACACAGTATTCTCAAAAATAATCTCAAATTTATTCTGATGTACAAATGGTTTGTTGTACCATGGCATCACAACTTTAGCCTTCGCCCCCATCATATTTTGATACTTAGGCAAAGCACCAACAACATCTGCCAGTCCGCCAACTTTGGCTACCGGATAGCACTCCATACTGATGTGATAGATATCTAACTGATCGTACATAATGATTATTATTTTTTTCTTCTGAATATTATTCCGCATAATGGCGGCAAATCTATATCTGCCGAATATTCTTTTCCATAATGCGGTACATTTTTAGTTTTAAAGCTCTTTATAGTTTTTCCACTCCCCCAATATTCTTTATCATCCGAATTAACAACAGGCTCCCAACCTGACATATCCGGTAAAGCTATCCTGAAATTTTTATATGGAACCGAGGACAAATTTAAAATGACTAATAACTGATCTTCTCTGCTTTTACCTTTTCTAAGATACACATATACCGAGTTTCTGCTATCATCTGCATGAAGCCACTCCATACCGGCACTTTCATAATTTAGTTCATATAATGCTTTTTCTTCTCTGTAAACTTTATTGAGTCTGGTTACAAAATCTTTCATTTTATGATGAGCTTCATATTCCAGCAAATGCCAGTTCAGAGACGCACTAAAGTCCCATTCCAAAGTCTGTGCAAATTCGTCTCCCATAAAAAGTAATTTTGCTCCGGGATGTGTATACATCCATAGATATAAAGCTCTTAGGTTAGCATGCTTTTGCCATTCATCTCCAAACATTTTATAAAGCATAGGAGATTTACCATGTACAACCTCATCATGCGAAAGAGGAAGCACATATTTTTCATCAAAAGCATAGGATATACTAAAAGTAATATCGTGATGTGAACTATGTCTTACTAAAAAATCTTTTTTAAAATATCGAATTGTATCGTGCATCCAGCCCATCAT is a window encoding:
- a CDS encoding polyketide cyclase, which gives rise to MKWVKLIITFLVLIFGIYAVSMIFVEKTKSFSVKKEINFPLEKVFPQFNNLYNFSQWNEFIQENDHLGFSYYTPYDGVGSSMHFVNKRDSAENGDVFIRYVIPNRGIKYQLFKNSDSNPYLIDVSFKKLGAEKTEVTWYVRTPARPFLKRSLNLIYEENFVSGIDKSIIALANHLGNKVDREAKLNTIKYDTIVEENHEEAILLGLNVSASNRKKGDFFNSVVMNYNKLYSFMTKDLGKKNDEFGEPQLVMRSNNVNDKEISYFYGATVSKKFDVTDNNFNFRDVKASKTLVAYYKGNYEGRKKAIANLVAEAKRREMSVGELTEVFVEPPIENQDVILKIALQIY
- a CDS encoding glucose-1-phosphate adenylyltransferase; the encoded protein is MGKKVISIVLGGGRGSRLFPLTDQRSKPAVPIAGKYRLVDIPISNCVNSGFNQIMVLTQFNSASLNQHIKNTYNFDVFSRGFVDIIAAEQSVDNDKWFQGTADAVRQSMPHLRKYDYDYILILSGDQLYQMDFREMLNFHIENEGDITIATIPVNEKDAPGFGILKSDEQNNITAFIEKPGKDILPQWSSDVDEVSKAQGKNYLASMGIYIFTKSILTKIFDENKGDDFGKEVIPASIGNYNTLSYQYNGYWTDIGTIESFFEANMDLTQDLPQFNMFSSSPIFTRSRMLPPTKINGSYMEKVVVGDGAIIMGDRLEKCVIGNRARIGRGSVVKNTYMMGADFYQNDEINDLVPLFGVGENCYIENAIIDKNCMIGNNVRIIGGKHMPDADYESYSVRDGIIVIKKEAIIPNGTIIQ
- a CDS encoding glycogen synthase; protein product: MYDQLDIYHISMECYPVAKVGGLADVVGALPKYQNMMGAKAKVVMPWYNKPFVHQNKFEIIFENTVYLDGNPFYFEILQEESDILGFELYLVKIHGLTDRDEVYGYRDESMQFIAFQRAVLQWLCWEQRRPDILHCHDYHAGLIPFFTEYCHEYSFLKGVKTIGTIHNGQYQGHMSWEMARFFPEFDQWKWGLLDWDKCINPLAVMIKNTHAFNAVSEGYLEELLAEANGLDELIRQERAKAYGIINGIDTEVWDPKSDPMMDNNYTLKTFARKRELNKAKLCETYELNPELPLYAFIGRFAKEKGADVLPDLISRCIWENEGKLNFIVLGSGDKGLEDRFRYLKNVFYVNLAVDLGYKEQLSHQIYSSADFLLMPSRVEPCGLNQMYSMRYGTMPIVRLTGGLKDTVKDIGDDGYGITFRNFNMEDMLHAVNRSLYLYYNLPSDMKDYQKKMMKIDFSWEKSAEKYLNLYTV